The proteins below are encoded in one region of Candidatus Krumholzibacteriia bacterium:
- a CDS encoding DMT family transporter — protein MNRLLGSGPLLMVLASLAFTTMVACARFARQEMAGVELVFWRAVISLPLLVLAARGVHLAIGPGRGALLLRSALGFCAMTCFYVAALEVDLLTLSLVMRLQPILVTLAAPVVLDSTEYAGRGAIVAALFGFAGSALLAAPKLQAGSWMILFALGAPVFSAGAHLALRRVAPHNSGTAIVTWFHLIMIPLALGGTALGHGGAPTLPTAAILWPVLGVGLFATVGQLLMTRAYRVERASLVASASYAGVLFALVYDLLLFGEHPTWWALPGGAMVIGSSLWLVIRAQRKRAIGMPN, from the coding sequence ATGAACCGATTGCTCGGCTCCGGCCCCCTGCTCATGGTGCTGGCCTCACTGGCCTTCACCACGATGGTGGCCTGCGCCCGCTTCGCCCGGCAGGAGATGGCCGGGGTCGAGCTCGTCTTCTGGAGAGCGGTGATCTCCCTGCCGCTCCTGGTGCTCGCCGCACGCGGCGTGCACCTGGCGATCGGCCCGGGACGCGGCGCCCTGCTCCTGCGCTCCGCCCTCGGCTTCTGCGCCATGACCTGTTTCTACGTGGCCGCGCTCGAGGTCGACCTGCTCACGCTGTCACTCGTCATGCGTCTGCAGCCGATCCTGGTGACCCTGGCCGCTCCCGTGGTCCTCGACAGTACCGAGTACGCCGGACGCGGTGCGATCGTGGCGGCGCTCTTCGGCTTCGCCGGGAGTGCCCTGCTCGCTGCCCCGAAGCTGCAGGCCGGCTCGTGGATGATCCTCTTCGCCCTGGGCGCCCCCGTCTTCTCGGCCGGCGCGCACCTCGCTCTACGCCGCGTGGCCCCGCACAACAGCGGAACGGCGATCGTCACCTGGTTCCATCTGATCATGATCCCGCTCGCGCTGGGCGGGACCGCCCTGGGTCACGGGGGAGCTCCGACCCTGCCCACCGCGGCGATCCTGTGGCCGGTGCTCGGCGTTGGCCTCTTCGCGACCGTCGGCCAACTGCTCATGACCCGGGCCTACCGCGTGGAACGCGCGTCGCTCGTGGCGTCGGCGTCGTATGCGGGCGTCCTGTTCGCGCTGGTGTACGACCTGCTGCTCTTCGGCGAGCATCCGACCTGGTGGGCCCTTCCCGGCGGCGCCATGGTGATCGGCTCCAGTCTGTGGCTCGTGATCCGCGCGCAGCGGAAGCGCGCGATCGGAATGCCGAACTGA
- a CDS encoding DinB family protein encodes MSPTDALVAELDQEFASTRSVLQAVPADRLSYRPHDKSFPLGDLCLHVANTVGWGATTLQTEELDTATFVMPQSPKTPDDFLSLFEENTKAFREALSTSSPEALMVPWTLRTGDQAHFTLPRAAVLRTFVLNHLYHHRGQLTVYLRLIDVPVPGVYGPSADDAA; translated from the coding sequence ATGTCGCCGACCGACGCCCTCGTCGCCGAGCTCGACCAGGAATTCGCCTCGACCCGCAGTGTCCTGCAGGCCGTCCCCGCCGATCGACTGTCGTACCGTCCTCACGACAAGAGTTTCCCTCTGGGCGACCTGTGTCTGCACGTGGCGAACACCGTGGGCTGGGGAGCGACGACCCTCCAGACCGAGGAGCTCGACACCGCGACCTTCGTGATGCCCCAGAGCCCGAAGACGCCCGACGACTTCCTCTCGCTGTTCGAAGAAAACACGAAAGCGTTCCGCGAAGCCCTGTCGACGAGCAGCCCGGAAGCCCTGATGGTCCCCTGGACGCTGCGGACCGGTGACCAGGCCCACTTCACCCTTCCACGGGCCGCGGTGCTGCGGACTTTCGTTCTCAACCACCTCTACCACCACCGCGGACAGCTCACCGTGTACCTGCGACTGATCGACGTCCCGGTGCCAGGCGTGTACGGGCCCTCGGCCGACGACGCCGCGTGA
- a CDS encoding TIGR03936 family radical SAM-associated protein, with protein sequence MIEDHRGVVSGEGAVAVRAERLAELLDREILPRLERPSRLLGPFEGDFRSADGAPDIAWIWPSLAEGPDLPEALRPLFESALLPPEIRIGLACAPAPDVERALAHHEIPWFARPSLQPLADVPVWLVWLDSPLQLLGLLSVFVGAGVEPRALRRGSVPRVILSGPGAERVPEVAAVLADAVLAVEFLFREGALSGCLEARPEADAQIVTVRSAPDGPPLDRTGDEVLLTSRGPRRDESSSWLVVDGVASLDRPPRNRLPGRADSFTERIFVGSGSAALRERHGLIDAEALATAVAEAFAEDGGAVQLDFVLGLPGEAETDRASIARLVQDVAAIAPRGARQVRVRVGCFVPDDGPAIAPAVAAATLDRLRDQLPTKRMSVETAPAALAAIESLLRRAGSAAAPVLERVHRLGGRRADSDAAVDPATWRDALADGPPLLGAEVFHDAAPAEPTGVCAPTGFRPPVVDAPAADQTGPSSRSRRRRSRRSGKKSRADRWTRWQALVPRQFDHRVEFAKRGRLRFLGAGEVTELFLRACARAEVPLATSGVAQPRPKLSFGPSLPTGIEGLAEVVDLGLVHRVPDLLERLRPHLPDDLQLHRMLFVPTHGNGVALSRVALTEYEARLAPSVWKDEPARASSRARLEAWSRRIRAGESCTDDPDDAINQLRDVRISGDPDAEQRLAFTLDVRGSGSRCRPHDVLRRGLEEAAVDVRCIPLQRLRLLTIENDAGRERLVTPIEQAVGVERRLRAKAKLCA encoded by the coding sequence GTGATCGAGGACCACCGCGGGGTGGTCAGCGGAGAGGGAGCCGTCGCGGTCCGCGCGGAGCGCCTGGCGGAGCTGCTCGACCGGGAGATCCTTCCCCGTCTTGAGCGCCCGAGCCGGCTGCTGGGCCCCTTCGAAGGGGACTTCCGGTCCGCGGACGGCGCGCCCGATATCGCGTGGATCTGGCCGTCCCTCGCCGAGGGACCCGATTTGCCCGAGGCCTTGCGGCCGCTCTTCGAATCCGCACTTCTCCCGCCCGAAATCCGAATCGGACTCGCATGTGCTCCCGCGCCCGACGTCGAGCGCGCATTGGCGCATCACGAGATCCCGTGGTTCGCGCGCCCGAGCCTGCAACCGCTGGCCGACGTGCCCGTTTGGCTCGTCTGGCTCGACAGCCCCTTGCAGCTGCTCGGTCTGTTGAGCGTGTTCGTCGGTGCCGGGGTCGAACCCCGCGCGCTGCGGCGCGGGAGTGTGCCGCGAGTGATCCTCAGCGGGCCGGGGGCCGAGCGGGTTCCCGAGGTCGCGGCCGTCCTGGCCGACGCCGTCCTGGCCGTCGAGTTCCTGTTCCGCGAGGGAGCGCTCTCCGGGTGCCTCGAGGCCAGGCCGGAAGCGGACGCGCAGATCGTGACGGTGCGTTCGGCACCGGACGGTCCACCCCTCGACCGAACCGGTGACGAAGTACTCCTCACCTCGCGGGGCCCGCGTCGGGACGAATCGTCGTCGTGGCTCGTGGTCGACGGGGTCGCTTCGCTGGACCGGCCGCCGCGAAACCGGCTTCCAGGGCGCGCGGACTCCTTCACCGAGCGAATCTTCGTGGGCAGTGGCTCCGCGGCCCTGCGGGAGCGTCACGGTCTGATCGACGCCGAAGCCCTGGCCACCGCCGTTGCCGAGGCCTTCGCCGAAGACGGAGGCGCGGTGCAGCTGGACTTCGTGCTCGGCCTGCCCGGCGAGGCCGAGACCGACCGAGCCTCGATCGCCCGGCTGGTCCAGGACGTCGCGGCCATCGCACCCCGGGGTGCGCGCCAGGTCCGGGTGCGGGTGGGATGCTTCGTACCCGACGATGGTCCGGCCATCGCGCCCGCGGTCGCCGCGGCGACGCTCGATCGGCTCCGGGATCAGCTACCGACCAAGCGCATGAGCGTCGAGACGGCGCCTGCGGCCCTGGCTGCCATCGAGAGCCTGTTGCGTCGCGCCGGATCGGCGGCGGCGCCGGTTCTCGAGCGCGTCCACCGGCTGGGTGGTCGACGGGCCGACAGTGACGCCGCCGTGGACCCCGCGACCTGGCGCGACGCGCTCGCCGACGGGCCGCCACTCCTCGGTGCCGAGGTCTTCCACGACGCCGCGCCCGCCGAACCCACGGGGGTCTGTGCTCCCACCGGCTTCCGGCCCCCGGTCGTCGACGCGCCGGCCGCGGACCAGACCGGGCCGTCGTCCCGATCGCGCCGTCGTCGTTCGCGTCGGAGCGGCAAGAAGAGCCGCGCCGATCGCTGGACGCGCTGGCAGGCGTTGGTCCCGCGACAGTTCGATCACCGTGTCGAGTTCGCCAAGCGCGGCCGGCTGCGGTTCCTCGGTGCCGGCGAGGTCACCGAGCTCTTCCTGCGCGCCTGTGCGCGCGCGGAAGTTCCCCTGGCCACCTCCGGGGTGGCCCAACCCCGCCCGAAGCTCAGCTTCGGCCCTTCGTTGCCCACGGGGATCGAGGGGCTGGCCGAGGTCGTCGACCTGGGTCTGGTCCACCGTGTTCCCGATCTTCTGGAGCGCCTGCGCCCCCACCTGCCGGACGACCTGCAGTTGCACCGCATGCTCTTCGTTCCCACCCACGGGAACGGCGTGGCGCTCTCCCGCGTGGCGTTGACCGAATACGAGGCACGCCTCGCTCCGTCCGTGTGGAAGGACGAGCCGGCCCGCGCGAGCAGTCGCGCGCGGCTCGAGGCCTGGAGTCGTCGGATCCGTGCGGGTGAGTCCTGCACGGACGATCCCGACGACGCGATCAATCAGCTCCGTGACGTCCGGATCTCGGGCGACCCCGACGCCGAGCAACGCCTTGCGTTCACGCTCGACGTCCGGGGCTCCGGATCCCGCTGCCGCCCGCACGACGTGTTGCGTCGTGGTCTGGAGGAAGCCGCGGTCGACGTCCGATGCATTCCCCTGCAGCGCCTTCGCCTGCTGACGATCGAGAACGACGCGGGTCGTGAACGACTCGTCACGCCGATCGAGCAGGCCGTCGGAGTCGAACGGAGACTCCGCGCGAAGGCGAAGCTCTGCGCTTGA